Genomic DNA from Hordeum vulgare subsp. vulgare chromosome 2H, MorexV3_pseudomolecules_assembly, whole genome shotgun sequence:
TTTTTTTCAAATCCAAATTTGAAACGCTGTTAGAGGAAAGAAGAATACAAGGTCATACTGAGCCAAATCGAATATATACACAATCCATATACGTCTTCTTCGTTGCTCTCTGTACACGGTCCAAGTGGATATCAGACCAAAAGCTCAAACATCAGAAAAGAATATTTCAATCTTTTCTACAACACGCACCAGAGACATGTATGCAGTATCATATCCATATCCTGAAGCTGGCTACCTAGGGGAGTTGTAATTTAATCGGTAATGGTGACGCGCTGTCTCCTTGTTTTTCCATTTTTGAATTCGACTGGAAcctcttgctgttgctgttgctgctgctgctgtgacGACCGCCGGCGACCAGCTGCGGCAACGCTGCCGTCACCTGCTCCCGCATCGCGCCCGCCGAACAGCCCGTCTATCATGGCGATCAGGTCCCCCGGCGTCAGTCTGGCCACAGCGCCCTGCCGTCGGTAGAAGAGCCTGTACATGGGCACCACGGCCTCCTTGGCCGCTGCTCTCAGCACCTCCCCCATCTCCTCGTCTGCCGCCACCCACCTCTCTTGCATCGCCACCATGTCCACCACCGCTTCCTCCACCGCACCACCGCGAAGCACCTTGCTCCCCCACGCCGCGCGCACGTACACGTCAACGTACCCGCGCGCCTTGGCCCTCTGCGCCTCCGCCCACTCCTCCCCGAGGATCTGCTCCAGCTTCGTGCCGCCGCCCACCTTCTTGGCCACGTAGTGCGTGTTGTTCGCCAGGAATAGGTAGCTCAGCGCCGGTTCCCGGTAGCTCCCGGCCTTGGCTTCAAGCTTCCGTAGCAGCACATGCACGAGCCAACCGATCGGGTTCGACCACACGCTcaacgccggcgaggacgacgacgacgacgagagatCCGACGACGAGCGCATGCTGCCAGAGGCGAGGGATGACGTATCCGTCAACTGGTCtgctcctactcctactcctactccttgTTGGTAGAAGTATATGTGAGCCAGCGCGTTCTCGTAGTCGGCGAGGAAGGTGAGGTAGTTCATCACGTAGCGGGTGAGCGGGTGCACTGCGCCGCCGGGCACCGTGCCCTTGGACGGCTCTTTCTCGATGGCTGCCTCGAAGCTGGCCACCATGCTCCGGACCGCCTCGCTAACCTTGGTCGTCACGAGGGTGACGGCGCGGGAAGTGACCTCCGACTTCTCCCCGAACGCGGAGACGATGGCCGGGAGCATGGTGTCGGTGAGCGCGTCGTGGACGTCGAGCACGCGGAACAGCCGCTCCGGCGCGCGCCGTGCCCGCCCGACGGCGGCCTCGGCGACCGCTAGGATGTTGGTGGCATGATCGTCCGCGATGGCTCCGAACACCGCGTCGCCGACGGCCTCGTTGTCGGCGACGAAGACGCGGTCGCAGAGCTCCCGCTCCGCGGAGAAGACGGACGTGAAGGCGACGCGCGCGCCGGCGATCCAGGACTGTATCTTGGCGTCGACCTGCTCCCAGGAGAGCTTATGGACCTGCGCGTGCTGCAGAGACAGCGAGAAGCCGTGCAGGCGCTGCAGGTTGGCGGTCACCGCCGCGCGTCGGCGCGCCTTGAAGATGGATACGCACTCCTTGCCGTACCCGGCGGCAATCATGGCGTCGGCGACCACGCGAAGGTGAGCACAGGTGTCTAGCAGGCTTTGGTCATCGTCTTGCTCTtgctcgtcttcatcttcatcttcaccatcatcatcatcatcgtcatcctgGCGGAAGCGGAGGACGGCGGGGAGGGAGGTGAGGAGTTCCTGGAGCTCGCGCTGGAGCCTCCGCATGGCCGTGTCGAGAAGCTCCTGCGCGCGAATGAGGCCATGGCCTCCGGCGTGGAGGGCGTCGGCGTTGGTGGCGGCGCCAGAGGCGTAGAAGAGCATGGCGCGGTGGAGGTCCTTGGCAGCGCGCAGGAAGGCGTCGACCTCGTCCGGGGTGGAGTCGAGGAAGAGCGAGCTGCCAAAGGAGTCCTCATCCGGATGCCACTTCTCGAGAAGGATGGCGGCGGCCGCCACGGTGTCGTCCACCACGGTGGCCGGGAGCGTGCGGCGGGGGGGCAGGGGGCTCCGGCTGCCGGCGCGCGTCATCGTTGCGTGCCGCTTGATTGGCTGAGCGGTGCCTTGGTTTgcaaggagggagggagggaggcaaGGCGGAGTTTGTTAAGAGGATGCGACGGGCGGCAGGGGGTACTTATAGACCAGTGGACGACTCGGCGTTCTCCCATCGGAAATGTCGGTCAAACGTGACACCTCGCCAGCTCGCGTGCGTCAGCCCGCCTCACCAGGATAGGATGGAGACACGCCCAAGTTGCACTCGAATAGAAGTATAGTATGGCACGCGGGGAAACAGCGTGACGAAATGTAGTACCACTCCAATTAGGACTATTAGCAAATTTGGAGCTAATCCAGAGCTTGGACTGCAGCGTAAGCTGGTCTCTCCCCCGCCCAAATACACTTTTGTTGCCGTCGCTGCACGGCATTTACAAGAGAGCAACCGCGTAGATCGCATCGCACAGCCTCCTCGAAGCTGCTTCGAACCTTCCAAGGCGTAAATACACCCCCACGCCCTCAAGAGACAAATTTGCCTCTCAGCTGAGCCTTACGTTTTGTCTCCATGCTTGCCATAAAATTAGTTTATACCTGTAAGGGGACGTTTGGTTTGTCGCCTCTCAGGACTCAAATGGATCCCACTGCCAAGTAAATGGTGATTATTATTTTCAAGAAAAAAGACCAACAATTACTTTGTTGCTTAGATGCCAAGTAAATTGCTTTTCGATGTTGACACGAGGAGAAGAAGCACGTCTTGCCCGTGAGCCATTGATGCTCAATGTGGGCCTGGGTGCCCTAAGCGGTTCACACATATTAGGACCTAGGTTTGACCGTCTCATCCATATTTTGTTACTAGTATTTGTTCAAACTCAAATCTTCAAATACGATGAAGCGTGTATTTTACAACGGAGAGAGTAGTCGTTTTATGAAGGGTGTACAACATAACTCGAATATTGCACTCATTTATTTGAACTTGGAACTCATGGAATTATGATTCTCTAGAATTACCAAATTCAAAAAAGAAAAGGTTTTGCTAATTTAGTTGCAGGAGATTTTCCTATCGGATCCACCGCAGGCTATAGAGGTGTTTCCTCCCCGCCCGAGTCATTCAGCTTGAAAGTCCACGGGGGCGATCCCATCTAGCCGTTGGAGGAGCCTCGATCTATTATGTCCCTTTCCGTTGATGTATGAGACTAGCGCTAGGCAAGCCCGAGAAGCTGCCAGGGACTGTGGCGGCGGGCCGTGTGTTGCTCCTTGGTGGCGGAGGGCCATGGATCCTGAGCAAGCTCGAGACATGGCAAGAGACTGTGGTGGCGGGGCATGTGCTGCTCCTTGGTGGCGGAGGGCCATGGATCTCGGGCAAGCCCGAAGTGGCCAACGCTTCGGTCAGCGTGGCGGCGGACCGCATCGGTCGGATCTACAGCAATGGCATCGGGTGGCGGCGGCCAGCTTCGGCAAGCAGGCGGCGGCGTACGGTGAGATGTCCATCGATGGCAGCTAGGGGCACCTGATCTGGGTCCAGATGGGCATTGGCACGCCACACATGTTGATGTCATGTATCTTTCCTATTGCATCAATGGCATACAGCTCCTGGGTTTGACCGGCAACACGAGGACGTCGGGGCTCCGGCCCTGGGTATAGCGGTGGTGGCGACCTCCTTCACCGGAGGTGGTCGACCTGAGGTTGGGTTGTCGGATCTCGAGGTTCGTCATCTGGTCCTGGCTGGGAGTCGGGGAGACATTGTTGCTGGTGAAAACCGAGCCGCCGACAGGCAGTGACGGCATTCTACGTTGTTaccttaatgaaggcatcatcgtgTAACTACTGTCAACCCACTCGCGGTGctccaggggaaaccctaggaaccAGTCTTCGAGATCGGATGATGGCGACACTGTGGTGTAGTTTCTCTTTTGGAAGCATCATTTGTGCAGTAGATGTTGGGCCCTCGGACTGAGGGTACACATGCCCGTCTGCCTGCGGCCCAAGACGCGACGCATGCTATGGGCCCAGCACGATCCACCTTTAGACTTCACGGGCAAGACCCTCGCGAGGTGCATGTCAGCAAGCATCATGAGGAGCCACGCGAAGCCCCCCTCGCAAGTTCGTCTCCCACGGCAGCCGCCGAGGCCCTTGCGGGGGTGGACTGATCAAGGGTGGCTTGATGGGGTCGCGTCGCCCTGCATCTTCACGTGGGTGACGCACGCCACGCCGAGCGGCGCGAGGAGCCGTGCTAGCAGGCATGGATGAGGATGCTTTCCTCTTTTGTGCTAAAGGAGCAGGGCCAGCTCGTTGGTTCCcaaagcaatcttcaaaggtttcTCGTTTGGTGCAAGAAGACCAAGACTGGTGGCTGGCCAAGACGGAGGTCGTTcccgagcccaccagcgcgtcacgACACGAGGCTTTTGCAAGCGAAAACTACTTTTGTCAGGATAAGCTGCAGTCCTGCCCCCCTTCAAACTGACTTTGTGTTTTGGGGGGAAGAGAATTGGGGCCAGTATAAGAAAGGGAGGTTGCCGCCGTAGAAGGGGAAGGACCCGAGAGCTAGCGAAAAACCACGTTTGTACTCTCTCTCACCCTCAAACAAtccagacaagcaggagtaggtttTACACCACTAggtgacccgaacctgggtaaactgccgtgtccaTTGTTCTTCTTCCTTAGCTCGAGCACGCCGGAGTGTCGAAGTGAGGTTGCGAGGTAGAGTAGGGCAGGAGAACCTGCGcaccccagagttcgaacctCTTTGGGTCCCCGGAGCCCCGATTACGACAAGAGTGCTCGAAGACAGAGGCAGGAGGTAGAGTGTCTTCGTCTTGCATGGAGCTTTGATGGGGATCTGAAGTCATGTCTGGCTCAGAGGTGATATGTTGTATCATGCCTGTTTGGCAGGTGCTACACACGACATATTTTCTAGAGACTTCAAGTTGTGTCGGCTGGTGGTACTTGGCGGCATGGTGTTGCGGTCTACCGACGGTGATCGTGACGTGCTTAGCAGTTTGCGCGCACGAAAGTGGTGTAGTTGGGCatcgtggtggcgtcgatggatgtccggactggcaaggatgatgttGATATTTTTCTGAACATGGGTCAAcggttcgatgatgatggcgacttTTAAAACATATGCATATAGTGTACGCTTTAGTTTGTTGCATCGACTCTAGGTTCTCACATTATGTGGATGGATTAACAACGATACAACACTTCACATTATCGAATTTATAGGTATGAGTGATGGCTTCGGGTTATTTGATTTATATTGTTTTTAAATCTttgttaaataattaataaagataaTTGTATACATTCATATATGTTGAGGCCTCATGTTTTAACCTCCTTTtccagaaaaagagaggagatttTCATATGTCCAAGTGAATGTCTTCATTCGTTTGATGTCTTAGCATTGCAATTTGTGCAAGGTGACGAAAAGCATCATTCGATTAAATAGCTAGCACCATCGACATACATATATGTAAGAATATAAGTCGACTTAGAGTGTAACACAAAtgcaatttttttttttttgcatggaTAAAAGAATAAGTGTAACACGCCTCGAGACTAAAGAAATATGTGTCATCTAGAAATACGACTACGAAAGATTGATCTCGGGCTAGCAGCACGTACGACAACGACTCAACTATTATTCGGCGTTTCCATATCACTCTTGAAAAAATCTAACTAACTGCGTCGCATGTTATCATTATCATTCGGCGGCTTGCGAATCGATTAGTGTGTACTCTCTTCTTCATACATGTATGCGTGCATACAATAATGTCATCAGATTTCCTTTAAATGATCGAAATTTAAAAACTTTAATCTCTTAAATcgttaattcgatcgatgatcAGTTTTCACCGTTGACTTTGTTTCAATGAAATCTTCAAAATTAGATTCCATGTCGACATGTTCTGACAACCTTTTTTTTgctcgtacttaccacatttgttacacttacttgtcatatttgtAAGTACTTAATTGTGTGacaaaaaataacttaatcgccaTATTTTTGGAAATTTCATACAATATGACATATCGACATAATCAAACTGGCAAACACAAACAACTTTTTTAGGCGATTACGcgtaaaaatatgacaactcaacatatttaaaaccggtGACCACAAGAACATTTggtcatcgtttgtaaatatgacaactcgacatagttaaactaacaagtacataaaatagttttctagtaaagttgtatgtaaatatgacaagttgatatattttaaattggcaaacacaacctatgacatgcttttatatcatatATAATGAAATATGCTACAGGCTTTTTGtacgaaacaacattaaaaagtgAAAATCAAATTATTTTTCTTagacaagtaagtggttaataatatgacaagtgggtccaaaaatgtggcaagtatgaacgaaaaaaatagttgacggaacatatcaacatgggatctagtttcgaagaactcgttGCGAGAAAGTCAACTATTTTTCCAGCGAGGCGTGTTACACTTATTTAAAAGTTCATAGGATTAGTTTATCCACTTTCATCAAAAtcaaatttaaaaagttttatctacaaaatcATTAATTCCAGCGAGGCAGAGAAGCTCCCCGTCggcgggagctcgccggcgtccGCGCCGCACACCTCCCCGTTCGTCGTgcgaggtggggatccggcgatccggcgaggtggggatttGGCGATCCGGCGAGGGGCTGGATCTCGTCGGCGAGGTGGGGATCCAGCGAGATAGCGAggaccgacggcggcggcggttcggcgGACTCCGACAGGCTCGTCCCCGGTAGCAGAGGAGGCACGACGAGAAACCTGGAGTGCTCCAGCTTCAGCCCCCGTTCCTGAAACAACGCTCCAATTTGTGAAACAATGAGCCAGTTTCGAGAAATGGTTCATGATCGAGGCGAGATCCAACGGACGAGCGGGCGGTGGATGGATCAACCGGATCAGCCGATGGGATGTAATCTTTGTTATGTTCCCTAGCAATTttagttagttataaagacatccCTATTATCGGTACACCCACACCCCAACGATAACAAAGAAATAGGGAAGAATCATTAGAGCACCCGTGCATCAACTTTAATTACCAGGCACTATCATTTCTAACTTTCAGTTGTTCTCAAAAGAATATGCATAAATGTgctctcaagaaaatagaatatgcCTAAATGAAATATGTTTATattatctatacctactaataaaaaaaAAAGTATTCTTATAGCATCTCTAGCGGATCTAGTATAATGCCAATCCGCATAAGGTGTTTACGCTTCAACGTAAATATATTTTGCGGGGCGAAATCGTGCGTTGGAGAATAGATCCCTATGTAAAAttgtataatttttttaaaaaaatgcgGAAAAAATTACAACCACACTGATCATTCATAGTTCATCACATACTACATGATCATACATACTAcattctattactactactagAGGGGGTGGGGAATCTCgcggcggcgaggccgaggtcgaTGTATCAAAATGAACGAGCTCGCGGCCGAGGACGACGTGGTGGAGGAGCTCAGTCCTCCTCGTTGGAGCTGACGATGTCGATGAACATCTTCCTCTGCTCCCCGCGGATGCGCTGCCACTTGTCGTGCTTGTCCTTCACGGCGAGGTTGGTTGCGACCGCCTGCTTGAACGGGAGGTCTTCGAGCTCCTCATTGTGGCGGCGGCGCTCCGCCTCGTCGCGCAAACTCCGTTCGATAATGGCGGCCGCGACCGCGTCGACATCATCGCCGACGTAATCTTTGGGCCCGACGACGCCTCGGCGCACGATCTCCTCCGGCTCGTGCTTGACGACGACGGGCTTTCGGTCCTCCAGCTCATCTGTCCATTCCCTTTTCACGGGGAGAAGCGCCACACTGGACGCCTCCTCCCCGGCTGAGGAAGAGCCCGCGGCTGAGGAGGGCGTCCTCCCGTGCCGACGGTTGTACTCCTCCGTCACGCGACGAAGAAGGCTTGACGACGGCTCGAGGCCTTGGTTCGTccacctcctcgccgcgcgcttcCTCGCGCCGTCCGCGTGGACGCACTGCTCGCGCTCGGGGTCGTCGCCCCCGTCGGAGCTGTGTCCGGAGCTCCACATACGGCCCCACATGGCGTTTGGAGGCGGAAGAGGGCTCACCGACGGCGAGAAATGAGAGGGGGAGAGTGGGGAATCACGGCGaaacgcggcggcggcgggataGGATTTCGACCCGTATCTGCCCCGCAAACCTGTAAATATACGGCTTCGGGGGTGAGGTTTGCGCGCCGTGCTAAAAAAATTACGGACCGGACGAGTATACGGGTTGTGCTCTAGCCAGAAAATTGGACCGAGCTTGTATACTCGCTGCAAATATGCGGGTTCGCGCGTTATACGGGTCTGCTAGAAATGCTCTTACTCCGTCATATTTTTTACCAAAACACCATTGATATTTTGAATTATCAACCCGCAGTGCATCAATGGGTTAGAAAAAACAATTCAAAATTATAGAGAAGCAGATAAAATTATTTAATATGGGGGAGGGTGAGATTGGAAGTCACAACCTCCACCCGTGTGCTGCCTTGAGCCAACTCTGCTATTATGACTTTGTTTTATAGTTTAGGGTTCCTTCCATAATACTCTTACcctgtttttatattaagttgcATCAATAAAGAGAGGAAAACAAAGAGAAAGACTCCATAAAAGGGAAAACATGCACGCACGCCTTAATCCAGATTGGTGGCTTTGTATGGCTGGAAATTAAGTGGGATTGTGGGGAAAGAGAGAGGCATGAGCTCCTCCACGAGCTTTGTATGGCCGTAATCAAGAGGGATTTATTTGATGAGAGATGAGAGAAGAGAGAGGAAAGCAGAGACTCGCGCATTGCATGGTTTTCGTTAATCAACACATGCATTGACGAGAGAATGGTAATTAAGCGGAATTGTGGAAAAGAGGCACGCCTGCATTGATGATAGAAGGATTTGATGACAAAAGAAAGCAGAGGCGTTCGATTGGGACACGTACATGTATGCTATTTTTGCGATCAAAATGCATTGTTCTTTGAAGAAAACCATCGTTGCTATAATCGAAAACACGACACTGCAAAGTCGATGTTGCAAAAGGGACACGACACTGCAAGACCGAACACCCTATTAGCCTAGCGGAAGCATGTTAATGCAATACCAGTTGATGATATTCTCTTTGTAAGGGATGAAAAAGTTGGACCCCCGTGCACTAAAGCCGACTATGCATATGTGTAAGGACGTTTAAGGATATAGCAAAAtgatccgtgcgttgcaacggaaaaaaaacataatcttcaattatgataatcacattatgttcacacatcatcgcttgattataaaattttatgcacaaatccaaaaaaatatttctttttttaaatttattcacaagttaaagcaatctttacattttcaaaaaaataaattcatggttgtcaaaaatcttggtaactccaagaattattcttaatttcaagaattttttttataaaacatacaataataatctgatccatccaacagttaattctttaaaaatcacacgggtatatttcacaaagacttagaagcattatgtttaactacatacattagatctttcatgaataattttacaaatatgagaacaattttaaaatcgagaacattttttacaatttacaaacatttactaaaaattatgaatattttttatatttcaaacgggtttaaatattttcttttgtattggcgaccaattctagaaaagacgaacataatatttgatgttggaggattttactttaaattcacaaacatttttgaaacgcatgaagtttttctgaatagacaaacatttttataagtcagtaatatatttattaaattcacggccattattttggaatttgcaaaaaaaaataaaatccgGCGCCTTTTatgaatccacaaacattttatgttttcgtcaacattttaattcaaaatttctaatttttaatatgcaaatgcttttgtaagtctaaattatttaaattagagacaaacaaaaatggaacaaaaaaatataaataaaaaaagaaactatcaaaacaggcattagctatttttaaaattttaggacattttttaaatacattaacatattttgaattagaaagcattttgttaaatgcttttaataatttttaatacatggagtttgatttgaaatcatggacttttcttattttacaaacattttttcaaacttgcaaacattttattgcatatgcaagcattttttacaaaaactccgagccgtttttgaagtcacaaacattttattttttaaaatatgttgatttaaaattttaaggttattaaaagtttaaaggttgtttgaagttctaaattatttaaaatagaaaaataaaataggactgaagataaataaataaacggaactaaaaaactggcgcctgtgcatgggccggcccatacggtgtgctggatattctcccagggtgcagagcgtaatataggaggttttacatgggtcggcccagttcgagatttttcgctttgtgaaacgttttgtATTACTTACTGATGGCATGGTggataatttatgcaaacttcagGAGCAATTTCCATGACATA
This window encodes:
- the LOC123430180 gene encoding exocyst complex component EXO70H1-like, with translation MTRAGSRSPLPPRRTLPATVVDDTVAAAAILLEKWHPDEDSFGSSLFLDSTPDEVDAFLRAAKDLHRAMLFYASGAATNADALHAGGHGLIRAQELLDTAMRRLQRELQELLTSLPAVLRFRQDDDDDDDGEDEDEDEQEQDDDQSLLDTCAHLRVVADAMIAAGYGKECVSIFKARRRAAVTANLQRLHGFSLSLQHAQVHKLSWEQVDAKIQSWIAGARVAFTSVFSAERELCDRVFVADNEAVGDAVFGAIADDHATNILAVAEAAVGRARRAPERLFRVLDVHDALTDTMLPAIVSAFGEKSEVTSRAVTLVTTKVSEAVRSMVASFEAAIEKEPSKGTVPGGAVHPLTRYVMNYLTFLADYENALAHIYFYQQGVGVGVGADQLTDTSSLASGSMRSSSDLSSSSSSSPALSVWSNPIGWLVHVLLRKLEAKAGSYREPALSYLFLANNTHYVAKKVGGGTKLEQILGEEWAEAQRAKARGYVDVYVRAAWGSKVLRGGAVEEAVVDMVAMQERWVAADEEMGEVLRAAAKEAVVPMYRLFYRRQGAVARLTPGDLIAMIDGLFGGRDAGAGDGSVAAAGRRRSSQQQQQQQQQEVPVEFKNGKTRRQRVTITD